The Malus sylvestris chromosome 12, drMalSylv7.2, whole genome shotgun sequence genome contains a region encoding:
- the LOC126593900 gene encoding serine/threonine-protein kinase AFC1: METQRIMEFPHKNMDKRPRKRPRLAWDMPPPLPPPELLPAFYCGQEFGNGPIPNYTYTSMFYGGVPRNASPPWRPDDKDGHYVFGIGENLTPRYRILSKMGEGTFGQVLECIDNEKKELVAIKIVRSIHKYREAAMIEIDVLQRLARHDIGGTRCVQIRNWFDYRNHICIVFEKLGPSLYDFLRKNSYRSFPIDLVRELGRQLLESVAFMHDLHLIHTDLKPENILLVSSDYIKVPDYKFLSRWTKEGSYFKNLPKSSAIKLIDFGSTTFEHQDHSYVVSTRHYRAPEVILGLGWNYPCDIWSIGCILVELCSGEALFQTHENLEHLAMMERVLGPLPQHMVVRADRRADKYFRRGARLDWPDGATSRESMRAVCKLPRLPNLIMQHVDHSAGDLIELLQGLLRYDPAERLKAREALRHPFFTRDMRRGGYPL; encoded by the exons ATGGAAACGCAGAGGATAATGGAATTTCCTCACAAGAATATGGATAAGCGGCCGAGAAAGAGACCTCGATTAGCATGGGATATGccccctcctcttcctcctcccgAG CTGCTCCCGGCATTTTATTGCGGGCAGGAGTTTGGGAATGGGCCGATCCCGAATTATACATATACGTCTATGTTTTATGGGGGAGTGCCTCGAAATGCTTCCCCTCCATGGAGACCTGATGATAAAGATGGTCATTACGTGTTTGGCATCGGAGAAAATCTAACCCCTCGAT ATAGAATTCTCAGCAAAATGGGAGAGG GGACTTTTGGGCAAGTGTTAGAGTGTATTGACAACGAAAAGAAAGAACTTGTGGCAATCAAAATTGTCCGCTCCATACATAAGTATCGTGAAGCTGCGATGATTGAAATTGATGTCCTACAAAGGCTTGCAAGGCATGATATTGGTGGCACTCG TTGTGTGCAAATACGGAATTGGTTTGACTATCGTAATCATATTTGTATT GTGTTTGAGAAGCTTGGACCTAGCTTATACGATTTTCTTCGCAAAAACAGCTATCGTTCATTTCCCATTGATCTTGTTCGGGAGCTTGGCAGACAACTTTTGGAGTCTGTAGCAT TTATGCATGATTTACACCTTATTCATACTGATTTGAAGCCAGAGAATATTCTGCTTGTGTCCTCCGACTACATTAAAGTGCCAGACTATAAG TTTCTATCACGTTGGACTAAAGAGGGTTCCTATTTCAAGAATCTGCCCAAGTCAAGTGCCATTAAGCTCATTGATTTTGGGAGTACAACATTTGAACATCAGGATCACAGCTATGTGGTGTCAACACGCCATTATCGTGCACCAGAGGTCATTTTGG GACTTGGATGGAATTATCCTTGTGATATATGGAGCATTGGCTGCATACTTGTTGAACTTTGCTCG GGTGAGGCCCTTTTTCAAACACATGAAAACTTGGAGCATCTTGCCATGATGGAGAGGGTTTTGGGCCCACTACCACAACATATGGTGGTCAGAGCCGA CCGTCGTGCTGACAAATATTTTAGAAGGGGAGCACGACTAGATTGGCCTGACGGTGCAACTTCTAGAGAAAGCATGAGAGCAGTTTGCAAGTTGCCCCGGCTTCCG AACCTAATAATGCAGCATGTGGACCACTCTGCTGGTGATTTGATCGAGCTCTTGCAAGGGCTCCTAAGATACGACCCGGCAGAGCGCCTCAAGGCTAGGGAAGCTCTAAGACATCCCTTCTTCACTAGAGATATGAGAAGGGGTGGCTACCCCTTGTAA
- the LOC126591989 gene encoding pentatricopeptide repeat-containing protein At5g42450, mitochondrial has protein sequence MKTLICRSPFSHLILRKSHTSACSLFTETQKAHTHSLQARNSDAFWHARQLFDETPALSVVSATTIIGQFARQHRHEEAIYLFSRMLVLSIVPNEFTFGTVIHSSTALRDLSIGKQLHACATKTGLRSNIFVGSAILDLYSKLSVSQDAQRAFEDTQYPNVVSYTTLICAYLKKEKLEDALLLFRGMPVRNVVSWNAMIGGYSQTGHNEEAVNLFAEMLRDGLVPTHSTFPCAIIAAANIAALGMGRSFHACAVKFLGKLDVFIGNSLISFYAKCGSMEDSLLVFVKLEGKNIVSWNAVICGYAQNGKGEEAIGFFERMRVSGCRPNSVTLLGLLWACNHAGLVDEGYSYFHQARTEDSSILKPEHYACMVDLLSRSGCFTQAEEFICNLPFEPGIGFWKALLGGCQIHSNTELGEFAARKILDLDPEDVSSYVMVSNAHSAAGRWQSVSTVRREMKEKGLKSVPGCSWIEVRNKVHVFVTGDKNHAQLNEIFTMLKILYRAFKGEVCRQAPASPIDMSNCHKASKLLQ, from the coding sequence atgaaaaccctaatttgcaGGTCCCCTTTCTCTCACTTGATACTGAGGAAATCTCACACTTCAGCTTGCTCCCTTTTTACTGAAACCCAGAAAGCACATACCCATTCTCTGCAAGCAAGAAACTCGGATGCATTCTGGCATGCACGCCAACTGTTCGACGAAACGCCTGCCTTGAGCGTGGTATCGGCCACAACAATAATAGGCCAATTTGCTCGGCAGCACCGTCACGAAGAAGCTATTTATCTCTTTTCTAGGATGCTTGTTTTAAGTATTGTCCCCAACGAATTCACATTCGGCACTGTCATTCACTCGTCGACCGCACTCAGAGACCTATCAATAGGCAAGCAGCTTCATGCCTGTGCAACAAAAACGGGTTTGCGTTCGAACATCTTTGTGGGGAGTGCAATTTTGGATCTTTATTCCAAGTTGAGCGTTAGCCAAGATGCTCAAAGAGCTTTCGAAGATACCCAGTACCCGAATGTGGTTTCTTACACGACGTTGATATGCGCATACCTGAAAAAGGAGAAGCTTGAAGATGCCCTGCTTCTTTTCCGAGGGATGCCGGTGAGGAATGTTGTTTCGTGGAATGCAATGATTGGAGGCTACAGCCAAACAGGCCACAATGAAGAGGCTGTAAATCTTTTCGCCGAGATGCTTAGAGATGGATTGGTGCCTACCCATTCTACTTTTCCATGTGCCATCATTGCAGCTGCCAACATAGCAGCACTAGGAATGGGCAGGAGCTTTCATGCCTGTGCTGTCAAGTTCTTGGGTAAGCTTGATGTTTTCATTGGCAATTCATTAATTAGCTTTTATGCAAAGTGTGGAAGCATGGAAGATAGTCTCTTAGTTTTCGTTAAACTTGAGGGAAAAAACATTGTTTCTTGGAATGCTGTGATATGTGGTTATGCTCAAAATGGTAAAGGAGAGGAAGCCATTGGATTTTTCGAAAGGATGAGGGTTTCTGGTTGCAGACCGAATAGCGTTACACTTCTTGGCTTATTGTGGGCTTGTAATCATGCTGGTCTTGTCGATGAAGGTTACTCGTATTTCCATCAGGCAAGAACTGAGGACTCTAGCATTCTAAAGCCTGAGCACTATGCTTGTATGGTTGATTTACTCTCGCGCTCGGGGTGTTTCACACAAGCTGAGGAGTTCATCTGCAATCTACCTTTTGAACCGGGTATTGGATTTTGGAAGGCATTGCTTGGTGGCTGCCAAATCCACTCGAATACGGAATTGGGGGAGTTTGCGGCTAGGAAAATCCTGGATTTGGATCCAGAAGATGTGTCATCGTATGTTATGGTATCCAATGCACATTCTGCAGCTGGGAGATGGCAGAGTGTCTCAACAGTACGGagagaaatgaaagaaaaaggacTAAAGAGCGTTCCAGGCTGCAGTTGGATAGAAGTTAGGAACAAAGTTCATGTATTTGTTACTGGGGATAAGAATCATGCGCaattgaatgaaatttttaCTATGTTAAAAATTTTGTATAGAGCCTTTAAGGGAGAAGTATGTAGACAGGCTCCAGCATCTCCAATCGATATGTCAAATTGCCACAAGGCTTCTAAGCTCTTGCAATGA
- the LOC126594458 gene encoding uncharacterized protein LOC126594458: MVYISSDQNSVDELKHKLLCKIYELDTVKMMAKEEVSKNEEIMKQLFQLWQITCQERDEARTQLQKLVNKLVPSSIPDYQTSILSPQLNIKNPIPQKTLDPPMLKESDSNFVPSQSYNFHALGSYPTKSNLGSPISFPGLQPNPNFLDSNNLGFTKNVVPVGSKIDFGSVLIDNIARVRPLPKKGRLMQAVMEAGPLLQTLLVAPLPKWRNPPPLPSFKNPPALVNGGDHCASLVDQKEEFDSFLAAWISSSGSASFLESSPGFSQIPSSSVLNFARGSACLSNGMELQFGNNNADAMQFQVATGKRRRF; the protein is encoded by the exons atGGTTTACATTTCGAGTGATCAAAAT AGCGTTGATGAACTGAAACACAAGCTTCTCTGCAAAATATACGAACTAGATACAGTGAAAATGATGGCGAAAGAGGAGGTGAGCAAGAACGAAGAAATCATGAAGCAGTTATTTCAACTCTGGCAGATTACTTGCCAAGAAAGAGATGAAGCAAGAACCCAGTTGCAGAAACTTGTGAATAAGTTAGTGCCATCATCCATACCAGATTATCAAACTTCAATCCTCTCACCACAACTCAATATCAAAAACCCGATCCCCCAAAAAACCCTAGACCCTCCTATGCTCAAGGAATCAGATAGTAATTTTGTGCCCTCCCAATCTTACAACTTTCATGCCCTTGGTTCATATCCCACAAAGAGCAACTTGGGTTCTCCTATCTCCTTCCCAGGCCTACAGCCTAATCCAAACTTTCTGGATTCGAACAACTTGGGGTTTACGAAAAATGTTGTTCCCGTGGGTTCGAAGATCGATTTTGGTTCAGTTCTTATTGACAACATTGCTAGAGTGAGACCACTGCCCAAAAAAGGAAGACTAATGCAGGCTGTGATGGAAGCTGGCCCTTTACTACAAACACTTCTTGTTGCACCTCTTCCCAAGTGGAGAAACCCTCCTCCTCTCCCCTCTTTTAAGAATCCACCAGCGCTCGTTAATGGAGGTGATCATTGTGCCTCATTAGTAGATCAGAAAGAGGAGTTTGATTCGTTTCTTGCGGCGTGGATTTCGTCAAGTGGGTCTGCTTCATTCCTTGAGAGTTCACCTGGATTTTCTCAGATACCATCTTCTTCTGTGTTGAATTTCGCTCGTGGTTCGGCATGTTTGAGCAATGGGATGGAATTGCAATTTGGGAACAACAATGCGGATGCCATGCAGTTTCAGGTTGCAACTGGTAAAAGAAGAAGGTTTTGA